The following coding sequences are from one bacterium window:
- a CDS encoding nucleotide pyrophosphohydrolase, with protein MSREIEELQAALRQFAEERDWGQFHTPKNLAASLSIEAAEVLEHFQWLTDEQSRQLSEEQRLKVGHEIADVLLYLLQLSDKLGIDPLEAARQKLTINAEKYPADKARGSSRKYTEL; from the coding sequence GTGAGCCGTGAGATCGAGGAGCTTCAGGCCGCCCTGCGCCAGTTCGCCGAGGAGCGCGACTGGGGCCAGTTCCACACGCCGAAGAACCTCGCCGCGTCCCTGTCCATCGAGGCGGCCGAAGTGCTCGAGCACTTCCAGTGGCTGACCGACGAGCAGAGCCGCCAGCTCAGCGAGGAGCAGCGGCTCAAGGTCGGCCACGAGATCGCCGATGTCCTGCTCTATCTGCTGCAGCTGTCCGACAAGCTGGGCATCGACCCGCTCGAAGCAGCCCGGCAGAAGTTGACGATCAACGCGGAGAAATACCCGGCCGACAAGGCACGGGGCAGCAGCAGGAAATACACCGAGCTCTGA